A window of Exiguobacterium sp. FSL W8-0210 contains these coding sequences:
- a CDS encoding DUF5694 domain-containing protein produces the protein MKPQILLLGMFHLDRPTNGDLIRPAIFDIASEKRQREIQEVVNRLNAFRPTGVALETSPERISDLQHTYETYQSESDLIENERQQIGFRLARMAGVADLHGIDWNEIVPGVPDLGIVRSHHPEAFETIVAAEMKRTEQLEHAMEQSSFSEWLDRLHAEETIAASARIYDQIERLESGRIWVERYWRVRNQEIANRLQHLAQANERIVCLYGAAHLPLLRQYLNESNQVEVMTWNDWNNKKECM, from the coding sequence ATGAAACCTCAGATTTTACTGTTAGGCATGTTCCATCTCGATCGCCCGACCAATGGTGATTTGATTCGTCCAGCAATTTTTGATATCGCGTCAGAAAAAAGGCAACGAGAAATCCAAGAAGTTGTTAATCGATTGAACGCATTTCGACCGACAGGCGTTGCCCTTGAGACGTCACCTGAACGCATAAGTGACCTGCAGCATACATATGAAACCTATCAATCCGAGAGCGACTTAATCGAAAATGAACGGCAACAAATCGGCTTTCGCTTAGCCCGGATGGCGGGAGTAGCAGATCTCCATGGGATCGATTGGAACGAAATCGTACCCGGCGTACCGGATTTAGGAATCGTCCGTTCACATCATCCGGAAGCCTTTGAGACAATCGTCGCGGCTGAGATGAAGCGGACAGAACAGTTAGAGCACGCGATGGAGCAGTCATCATTCTCCGAATGGCTCGATCGATTGCACGCTGAAGAAACGATTGCAGCGTCGGCTAGAATCTATGATCAAATCGAACGACTGGAGAGCGGTCGGATTTGGGTTGAACGCTACTGGCGAGTCCGCAATCAAGAGATTGCAAATCGTTTACAGCACCTCGCTCAGGCGAACGAACGAATCGTCTGTTTGTATGGTGCTGCGCACCTCCCGTTATTACGACAATATTTGAATGAATCGAACCAAGTCGAAGTGATGACGTGGAACGATTGGAACAACAAAAAGG